The Vibrio chagasii genome includes a region encoding these proteins:
- a CDS encoding FeoC-like transcriptional regulator: MILTELHQYIDSQGVAARKEIAAKFGMSEDGVDAMLSVWVKKGKVSRLVDTNKHGHTTRVRYTISKQDGLSLNVMM, encoded by the coding sequence ATGATTTTAACTGAACTTCATCAGTACATTGACAGCCAAGGTGTCGCAGCTCGTAAAGAGATTGCAGCGAAATTTGGTATGAGTGAAGACGGCGTGGATGCGATGTTGAGCGTGTGGGTCAAGAAAGGCAAAGTATCTCGCTTGGTTGACACCAACAAACATGGTCATACAACGCGTGTTCGCTACACCATCAGCAAACAAGATGGTCTGTCGCTGAATGTGATGATGTAG
- a CDS encoding YqhA family protein, which translates to MKQTFNLFRHISWIAIICSMLASLLLFFMGATKTYSAFAIFMLNQVPPESLAHLDTTDIAISYLIKSLDTFLIAFVLFIFSHGVFTLFISDKSNAAKSDQQVNKSKVLSWIKTPNIGHLKNILAEVIIIILFVKFLELVLVNFDSIGWDILVLPVSILLLSIGLKVLGLGETKES; encoded by the coding sequence ATGAAACAAACCTTCAACTTATTTCGTCATATCAGCTGGATCGCCATCATCTGTTCTATGCTTGCTTCCCTACTCTTATTCTTTATGGGAGCAACCAAAACTTACTCTGCTTTTGCGATCTTCATGCTCAATCAGGTACCACCAGAATCGCTCGCGCATTTAGACACAACAGATATTGCGATCTCGTACTTGATTAAGTCTCTGGATACGTTCTTGATTGCGTTTGTACTCTTCATCTTTTCTCACGGAGTGTTCACTCTGTTCATTTCGGATAAGAGCAATGCTGCAAAAAGCGACCAACAAGTCAATAAAAGCAAAGTACTTAGTTGGATAAAAACCCCCAATATTGGTCACCTGAAAAACATTTTGGCTGAAGTGATTATCATCATTCTCTTCGTGAAGTTTTTGGAGCTTGTGCTCGTCAATTTCGACAGTATTGGATGGGATATTTTGGTTCTTCCAGTATCCATATTGTTACTGAGTATCGGCCTTAAAGTGCTTGGGTTAGGTGAAACCAAAGAGTCTTAA
- the feoB gene encoding Fe(2+) transporter permease subunit FeoB, with protein MDYQVLTVGNPNSGKTTLFNALTGAKQHVGNWVGVTVEKKTGVYSHAGDQFQLTDLPGIYALDSGNDANSIDESIASRAVLTHPADVIINVVDASCLERSLYMTLQLRELGRPMIVVLNKMDVLKRERQVINLKALEKELGCPVLSLSANDKGQVARFKERLHKLLVQGVSLDPISINYDEALEALIPSVESHFYDADVSHRALAIRALENDYLVLNGLAPQTRTQIDNVRLGAEFDIDLAVADAKYTFLHDLCKRVRRSEGKLSRNFTEKADQFILNKWVGIPFFFVIMYLMFMFSINIGSAFIDFFDIGVGAILVDGGHHLLDGHLPVWLVTILADGIGGGIQTVATFIPVIAALYLFLAVLESSGYMARAAFVLDKVMQKIGLPGKAFVPLVLGFGCNVPSIMATRTLDQERERKLAASMAPFMSCGARLPVYALFAAAFFPGAGQNVVFALYIMGILASVFTGLFLKNTVYPGSSDSLVMEMPDYELPTVQNVMLKTWQKLKRFVLGAGKTIVVVVAILSFLNSLGMDGSFGNEDSENSVLSKAAQVVTPVFQPIGITEENWPATVGIITGIFAKEAVVGTLNSLYTTPSDEEAAEFDLAASLEEAVMTIPENLAGLSYSDPLGIEVGDLSDSGAVAEEQEVDSSIFGNLKDKFVSGHAAFAYLILILLYTPCVAAMGAYVREFGQMFARFIAVWTMALGYFGATFYYQAANFAAHPVTSAVWMVAIAGGFVITYRVFKKVGSKQKALEVQVV; from the coding sequence CATGTTGGTAACTGGGTAGGCGTAACCGTAGAAAAGAAAACGGGTGTCTATTCACATGCGGGTGACCAATTTCAGCTAACCGACTTGCCTGGTATCTACGCACTAGATAGTGGTAATGATGCGAATAGTATTGATGAGTCTATCGCGTCGCGAGCTGTTCTGACTCACCCTGCTGACGTGATCATTAATGTTGTTGATGCAAGCTGCTTAGAACGAAGCTTATACATGACATTGCAATTGCGAGAGTTGGGTCGTCCAATGATCGTTGTATTGAACAAAATGGATGTATTAAAGCGCGAGCGTCAGGTGATTAACCTGAAAGCGCTAGAGAAAGAGCTAGGTTGCCCGGTTCTTAGCTTGTCTGCGAACGATAAAGGCCAAGTGGCTCGTTTCAAAGAGCGCCTACATAAGCTTCTTGTTCAAGGTGTGAGCCTTGATCCTATCTCTATTAACTATGACGAAGCATTAGAAGCACTTATTCCTTCTGTTGAATCACATTTTTATGATGCTGATGTTTCTCACCGAGCGCTTGCGATTCGTGCTCTAGAAAATGATTACTTGGTGCTAAACGGTTTAGCTCCGCAAACACGTACTCAAATTGATAATGTGCGTCTTGGCGCCGAGTTTGATATCGACCTTGCGGTAGCAGACGCGAAGTACACCTTCTTACACGATCTGTGTAAACGTGTTCGCCGCAGTGAAGGCAAACTAAGCCGTAACTTCACAGAGAAAGCTGACCAATTCATTCTGAACAAATGGGTCGGTATCCCTTTCTTCTTTGTCATCATGTACTTAATGTTCATGTTCTCTATCAATATCGGTAGCGCGTTCATCGACTTCTTTGATATTGGTGTTGGTGCAATTTTGGTTGATGGTGGACACCATTTATTAGACGGACACCTACCAGTTTGGCTGGTTACTATTCTTGCAGATGGTATCGGTGGCGGTATTCAAACTGTCGCAACCTTTATTCCGGTTATCGCGGCGCTTTACTTGTTCTTAGCGGTACTTGAAAGTTCAGGCTACATGGCGCGTGCTGCGTTTGTACTTGATAAAGTGATGCAAAAGATTGGTCTGCCGGGTAAGGCGTTTGTACCGTTAGTGCTTGGCTTCGGCTGTAACGTACCGTCTATCATGGCTACTCGTACTCTTGATCAAGAGCGTGAGCGTAAACTAGCTGCATCTATGGCACCATTTATGTCATGTGGTGCTCGTCTACCGGTATACGCACTTTTTGCAGCGGCGTTCTTCCCTGGTGCTGGTCAAAACGTGGTATTTGCTCTGTACATCATGGGTATCCTTGCTTCTGTATTTACTGGTTTGTTCCTTAAAAACACTGTCTACCCAGGTAGCAGCGATAGCTTAGTAATGGAAATGCCTGACTACGAGCTGCCAACTGTACAAAACGTGATGTTGAAAACGTGGCAGAAACTGAAGCGATTCGTACTTGGTGCAGGTAAAACGATTGTGGTTGTGGTAGCAATCTTAAGCTTCTTGAACTCTCTGGGTATGGACGGGAGTTTCGGTAACGAAGACAGCGAAAATTCAGTACTTTCTAAGGCAGCGCAAGTTGTGACTCCTGTGTTCCAACCAATTGGCATTACAGAAGAAAACTGGCCAGCAACGGTAGGTATCATTACTGGTATCTTCGCGAAAGAAGCGGTAGTAGGTACCTTGAACAGCCTTTACACAACGCCTTCTGATGAAGAAGCGGCTGAGTTTGATTTGGCGGCGAGCTTAGAAGAAGCGGTGATGACGATCCCTGAGAATCTAGCCGGTCTGAGCTACTCGGATCCTCTAGGCATTGAAGTGGGTGACTTAAGCGATTCTGGTGCAGTTGCCGAAGAGCAAGAGGTTGACTCGTCTATCTTTGGTAACCTGAAAGACAAATTTGTTTCTGGTCACGCTGCGTTTGCTTACTTAATCCTTATCTTGCTTTACACACCTTGTGTGGCTGCAATGGGTGCTTACGTTCGTGAATTTGGTCAAATGTTTGCACGCTTTATTGCGGTCTGGACTATGGCGCTTGGCTACTTTGGTGCAACTTTCTACTACCAAGCGGCAAACTTTGCAGCACACCCTGTGACAAGTGCAGTGTGGATGGTCGCGATTGCTGGTGGCTTTGTGATTACCTACCGTGTATTTAAGAAAGTTGGCAGCAAGCAAAAAGCATTAGAGGTGCAAGTCGTATGA